Proteins found in one Silene latifolia isolate original U9 population unplaced genomic scaffold, ASM4854445v1 scaffold_20.1, whole genome shotgun sequence genomic segment:
- the LOC141638419 gene encoding putative LRR receptor-like serine/threonine-protein kinase At1g63430 encodes MDVKAKKMGVLNWVLLQFTIFGFFTVTCDAFVSTEVWALTAFKEAIYEDPYLVLADWNGLDPTPCEWSGISCSIARDHVTKLNISGLSLKGFLAPELGLLTKLQQLILHGNDLIGTIPKEIGLLGSLQVLDLGDNQLAGPIPREIGNLTSILKINLQSNGLTGIVPHELSELKNLQELHLDRNKLQGILPGASNASFTSNNHGMFAGNGNATGFCRSPQLKVADFSYNFFIGSIPKCLQYLPRSSFQGNCLQDKDPKQRSGVQCGAAVPAKTHPNPSANTKHKPPDNEAKHSSTSKPAWLLAVEIVTGTMVGVLFITALVTALKRCNSKSSVIIPWKKSGSDKDRLAVYIDSQLLRDIVRFSRQELEVACEDFSNIIGTSSDSMIYKGTMKGGSEIAVISFCIKEEQWTGYHELYFQREVADLARLNHENAAKLLGYCREAPPFSRMLVFEYASNGTLYEHLHSMFADGEGSQLSWRRRMKIIIGIARGLKYLQTELDPPFTMSELNSNAVYLNEDYSPKLIDFESWKTILARSEKNSCAIDSNGAICVLPNSIEARHLDINGNVYAFGVLLLEIVSGRPPFCKDTGSLVEWAKEFIQVPDEMPRIVDPQLKHFEREDLKVVCEAASQCLVADPHKRPSMPELCTLLETNIDLSMSSELRSSSLAWAELALST; translated from the exons ATGGATGTAAAAGCCAAGAAAATGGGAGTTTTAAATTGGGTTTTACTTCAATTTaccatttttggattttttactGTCACTTGTGACGCTTTTGTATCAACTGAAG TTTGGGCTCTTACTGCATTCAAAGAAGCTATATATGAAGACCCATATCTAGTTTTGGCTGATTGGAATGGTTTGGATCCAACTCCATGTGAATGGTCTGGGATTTCTTGTTCAATTGCTAGGGATCATGTTACTAAACT GAACATTTCCGGGTTATCTTTGAAAGGATTTCTTGCTCCTGAATTGGGTCTCCTCACGAAATTGCAACAACT AATTCTTCATGGGAATGATTTGATTGGGACTATTCCTAAAGAAATTGGCCTATTGGGAAGCCTTCAAGTGTTGGATCTTGGAGACAATCAGTTAGCTGGACCGATTCCTCGTGAGATTGGAAATTTGACTAGCATTTTGAAAAT TAACCTTCAGTCCAATGGGTTGACTGGAATTGTACCTCATGAGCTTAGCGAGTTGAAGAATCTTCAGGAGCTTCACTTGGATAGAAATAAACTCCAAGGAATTTTACCCGGTGCTTCCAATGCAAGCTTTACTTCGAATAATCACGGAAT GTTTGCAGGCAACGGGAATGCTACAGGCTTTTGTCGCTCACCTCAATTGAAAGTTGCTGATTTCTCGTACAATTTTTTTATTGGTAGCATCCCAAAATGCTTGCAATATCTACCAAG ATCAAGTTTTCAAGGGAACTGCCTTCAGGACAAGGATCCTAAACAGCGCAGCGGTGTGCAGTGTG GAGCTGCCGTACCTGCCAAAACTCATCCAAACCCCAGTGCTAACACAAAGCATAAGCCTCCAGATAACGAAGCCAAGCATTCAAGTACATCAAAACCCGCGTGGCTTTTAGCTGTAGAAATCGTGACTGGAACCATGGTCGGTGTGCTGTTTATTACAGCACTAGTAACCGCGCTTAAAAGATGCAACAGTAAATCATCTGTTATTATTCCTTGGAAGAAATCAGGAAGTGACAAGGATCGTTTGGCAGTTTATATAG ATTCTCAGTTGTTGAGAGACATAGTAAGATTCAGCAGACAAGAGCTAGAAGTGGCATGCGAAGATTTTAGTAATATCATTGGAACGTCTTCGGATAGTATGATTTACAAAGGCACCATGAAAGGTGGATCTGAGATTGCAGTGATATCATTTTGTATCAAAGAAGAGCAATGGACTGGCTATCATGAGCTATATTTTCAGAGAGAG GTGGCTGATTTAGCAAGATTAAATCACGAGAATGCTGCTAAACTGTTGGGTTACTGTCGAGAGGCGCCTCCCTTTTCAAGGATGCTAGTTTTTGAATATGCTTCTAACGGAACATTGTACGAACATTTGCATT CCATGTTTGCAGATGGAGAAGGAAGCCAGCTATCGTGGAGACGACGTATGAAAATCATAATTGGAATTGCCCGTGGATTGAAGTATCTTCAGACAGAGCTTGACCCTCCGTTTACAATGTCCGAGCTCAATTCTAATGCAGTATATCTTAATGAAGATTATTCCCCCAAG TTGATTGATTTTGAAAGCTGGAAGACAATTCTAGCAAGATCAGAGAAAAACTCATGTGCCATTGATAGCAATGGTGCTATTTGTGTCCTTCCAAATTCGATCGAGGCACGTCATCTTGACATAAATGGCAATGTTTATGCATTTGGAGTTCTTCTGCTGGAGATAGTCAGTGGCAGGCCACCCTTCTGTAAAGACACTGGAAGCTTAGTCGAGTGG GCTAAGGAATTCATTCAGGTACCAGATGAGATGCCTCGAATAGTAGATCCACAATTGAAGCATTTTGAACGGGAGGACCTTAAAGTTGTTTGCGAGGCAGCAAGTCAATGCCTTGTTGCTGATCCTCACAAGAGGCCATCAATGCCTGAATTGTGCACATTGCTAGAAACTAACATTGATCTCTCGATGTCGTCTGAGCTCAGATCGTCTTCTTTGGCATGGGCAGAACTAGCTCTCTCTACGTAA